CCGTCCATCAATGTTTTCCCTTTCCCTATTTcctctctcctctcttccacaCAACCACAATGGCGGCGGAACAACTCCTTCTCCTCATTCGTTTTTGCTTCCCCATGCTCTCGCCTTTGCTCTCCTATCGCTACCGTCGCCGGAGGAATACGCCGTACATCTAAACCATCGCCCATGGCCAAGACATTGTGTTTTGCCAACACCGAGTGCTTAGGCATACTTAAGAGTATGCCTGTTAGCATGTTCTCTTGCCCTTGGGAGCAGGTAACAAAGCTATGATGAGCCATTGAGTATTTTTCATGTTTTTCATGTTAATTTTTTCCAATCTATTGCAAATCTATAAACTTTTTTTACGGGGACCTACAAGCTATCTTTAATCCATGTACATCCGCCCGCCCGTCTATATGAAATAGTTCTTCTTAGCATCGACAAAACTATGGGAATGGTGAAAATTGAATTTTTCTTTCCTCTCTCCCAAGGTGAGTTGGGAAAGCCTTCTTCCACTCGATCTCCGCCGGTGAGCCCGTGGATTCGCCTCCCCTCCGCCTGTCGCTCCGGCGGCCGGTGGTGGGGAGGATAATCCTGGTGTCTCAACTCCCGCTAGTAGATAGGTAGGGTTTTAGTCCTCGCTGGGGCGGCGTTTGGACGGATGGCGGCGCTCCTTCTTCGAGCTAGTCTCCCGAGCTCCGATCCTCCTCAAGTTCGTCCATTGGGATAGATTAGATGGAGCTCCGGCGTAGATTCCTGTAGCTCCTTGGGGCAgcgaggttagggtttctcgtcCTGCATATGCAATGGCGATATTTGATGTCAGGCTCTTCAGATCGATTCAAGGATTCAATGGTGATGACAGCGGCTCCAGGGCACTAGTCCTtaggggcacatgcacgaagacttcTCGGCTATCATCGACAAGGTCAGGCTGGCTCCTACATGGGAGCGGCGACATCGGCGCGTCGGCGACTCGTTCTGGTGACGGCAATGGTCGTTCGGTGGTCCATGGACATGTTTGAGGTGCTTTATACTTCTGACTAATCTTTATAACAAATCTGATCTTTTTCGCAAAAAAGAGACAAAACTATGGGAATGAGAAGGTCGGGCCACCCTCTATTCCCACATACAAAACAAACTATGATGTTTGCTCTCAATACATAGTAGTATTTACGTTCTAATAAGCAACCCCCTTCTCGAGTGATGTTTTCTCCACAACAAGACTCTACCACCCCTTCTTCTCAAAGTAATAACTTGTCAGCCACAACTTGCGAGAGTAATGAGCAAGTAATAACTTATCCGCCATGGCTTCTCGGAGCAACAAGCTGGGCTTATTTGGTTCAAAGGATAAGAATAGGAAAGTCATACAAAATGAGATAATACATAACTCAATTCCTATAGAAAAAAGAGATGTCACGTCGTCCATAAGATACGATTTTTTTCATCAAGTCTGTGGTGCTATTTTTTGTCATATGAATTGTGAGATAGGAACCAATCCTACATAGAAACAGGAACCCATTCTTGCTAACCAAAGGCTATAAAGAACAAAAATCTACAAGGACCCTATTATATGAAATGCCTACAACATTCATATGCACGTAAGAAGGCCTAAGCAACAACCAGAAAACAAAGATTTCACATcacaaaagaaaaaagaagaagaagatccATGATGAGTATGCTTGTTAGCATCTTATTTACCCTTGGGAGAAGGTAACAAAGCTATGACGAGCAATTTGTGTATTTCCCATGTTCTCTTTCATATTTGTCTCGTTTATTTCTTTAAGTCATTGCAAAACATTTTTTTATGGGACCGACAAGATATCCTTAGTCCATAAGTAAACATATGTAGTCCGCCTATATGAGATAATTCTTCTCAACATGGGCAAAGCAAGGGAAATGAGCATGGCCAACTCACCCCTATTCCCACATACAAACAAAACAATAATGTTGGCTCTAGGTAGCGGTATTTACGCTCTAATGAGCAACCTCCTCGACAATGCCATTTGCTCTACAATCCGGCTGTGCCATCGTTTCTTCTCAAAGCGACACACCAAGTGACAGCTAGAAAGAAAAAACTAAGCAATAACTTGTCCGCCACCGCTTTCGAGAGTAACAAGCTAAGTAATAACTTATCCGCCACGGCTTCTCAATCAACAAGCAAAGTAACAACTAGAAAACAAAGAAtccgcaaaagaaaaaaaaacgagCAACAACTTGTCAGCAACAACAATAAGAGAGGTCAAATCTTCGACAACTACAAGCGATAATGCTGATATGAAATATTACCATAACAAGAAAAAGTTGTCCAAACAGCAGATGAACGAGGAAAGAAACAAGCCAGCAGGAAGCCTGCCACTCCATTTGGGAGGAAACATGAGAGAGAACTTTGGGGAGGAGATGTTCATCCGTTGGGGACTCGGTGGCCCCACGGTTCCGAATTTGGGAGGAAACGGGAGATACTACATAGATTTCCCTTTGGCCCACCTACAAAGCGCGGCTCCAGTCCTCCTCTTCCCGTTCCCGTTCGCCTCACGCGTTCCCGTTTTCCGTCCCCGACTCAGAGCCCCCCTCCCGTTCGCCCCTCGTCTCAAGTTCTCGCGCTCCCTCGCCCGCACGGGCCCCGAACCCCTCCCGCCGCCCGCCCAAAGCCccggccgccgcccgcccccTCGCCCCCGCTCGACCGCGCCGGCGCGGAAGCGGGGATCCCATTCGGGCCCCGGCTCGAATTCGTCTTCCTTCGACGGTAAGCAAGCCCTAGCTCCTCCGTCGATTTTCGCCGTTCCGACAGGGAATGAGCTCTGCTCCGCGCGGATCCTGCTCCCCGATCGGCGGAGCCGAGGTTTTCTCGATCGAATCCTTCCGCCGCGTAGCTCGATTAGTTGGTCGCTGGTTCGCGTGCTGCGTGGTGGCTCGATTCGGCCCCTCTCATTTCGCTTCCCCCGGGCGATCGCGGGCGGGATCCATCTGGCTCGGTTGACCCCGCGTGGCATCGTTCGCATTGCGGCGTCGTGTCTGGTGCTACGGGCCTATGGGCCTGCGCTGCTTATGCCAGTTTAATTCTCCCTGAGTCTTGCCCTTTGCCGCCGGCAGAGGCAGAGGCCGTGGTGTTGCCGCGAATCAAATGGGCTGGGTCTTGCTTTGGAAATTGGACGGAGCTTGCTCTCCTTACTTATATGCTTCTATATACTAATGTTGTGCATTGTGCTGTTGATGAAGTTTGTTAACTCGGTGTTGTTTTGGCTGCTGTGTCCAGCGGCATCTGTTCATCAGTGGTTGATGAAGGCGGCACATTGACCCCCATTTGGTGGACGAGATGAATTTGGGGCAGGTGTCAAACCTGTCCGGGAAGACCACGCAGATGAATCCAGGCAGCAGTCACGGGATGccgcagcaacagcagcagcggCAGGTTGCTTTGGGGCACCCCGGTGTGGATCCTGAGTTTGTAAACTTGCGCAAAAATATGCTTCAGAGGATGTAAGCTTTTACTTATTGCCTAGATCCACTTCTCGATTGGTTCTGGTGCTATAACTCATGCTTAGTCGTTGATAGTCGAACCAAAGAACTTCTTTGCAGAGGATTTGCATTTAAACCACAAGCTTGAATTATGATGTTAACTAACACTAATTTAACATTGCCAGATTAGATCTTATTATTGCAAAGAGGAGTGGATCTCCTGGAATGATGCCAAACATGACGAACCTTGCAAAGCGGCTTGAAGTGGCTCTGTTCATGGCGCATCCGACCAAGGTAATCCAAATCATTCATTTTTTTCAAGGCACACACACACAGGAAACAAACATTGCAGGGCTGAGAAAGAACGAATGGTACTTTATTTCTGTGGACAGTCAAAATGTGTGGCATGCTTGCCATTCAATTGGCTGTGGTCACTCTAGAGCAGTCTACCATTCACTAGCGTTGTGGTTATTTGTATTTTCCGCACAGTACAGAATAGCCAGGACTATCCCAAAAGCTAATGTTCCCATGCTATCTACAGCCCACACCTTTGTTCACTAAATACTAGTCCCTATGTAAGTCAACAAAAGACCCAGGAAGCTTTCGATCTGCTGGTGCCAGAGGTGCACCCTCATGCTTCTCTTTGCTCAATCGCAATACACTTGAGCTTCTCTCAGCCATCAGGCTCATCATACACGGATCTCCCATCAATCACTACTTTACGGGTATAATTCAATACGAAGTAATGAAAGCAATAAAGAAATCTTGTGCCACTCGGCTAGAGAAGTGGACTTGAGATGTGGCACAGGTATCCAACATGCCACGGCATTGTGATTTATGCAACTTGCCAATTCAGTTGAAAGATGGGGGATTTCAGCGCCCCACCAGAAATCTTGTGAATGCAGAAAAAACATTGTCCAGTTAAACGTTGTTGGTCACTATGAAACAACGTTGTCCTGCTTATTTTTTCCTTTAAATATGAACATTTTCCACTGCGAAGAGCTGTCCTCGAGGACATGCCACTGCATCACCAATAGTTGGACCTATGATCCACATATTGGTGAGGAGGAATAAAGACTgagaaatccccccccccccccccccccctccacacacCAAATTCTTGCCCAAATTCGTAATTTGTTTTCTCGCATGTGTTAAGAAAAGGCAATTTAGTACTTCCACTTTCATTGCCTTTATTAACAATTCTTGTTTTGCTGTGTCAATGTTTTCATTGTTGGTCATTTCTCTACCCCACCCCTCTCTCTCAATCTCTTTCCCTCTCTTCTTTCATTAATATTTTATTTTTTGTGAGCAGGCTGATTACTATAAGATGTTTAAGGGACCAATTAAAGAACATTTGGCGCATGCGTTTCGGACCATTTCGGCCCAAGGTCAGCAACGTCAGCAAATGTTGGGCCAGGTAGCACCTTCCTCCAACCATGTCACAATGATTCCAACACCTGGTATGTCTCAGTGTGCAAATGGGAATTCTGTAATGCCCTATGTGATGGACACCACAACCACAACTGGTAACTCAAGTGCAGGTATGGATAACTTTTGTTGGCTTATGTTTAAAGAGATATCATATGCTCCTTCTTTCTCTCACATGTAGTTCATATGCTGCTACTGATTACTTACTATCTCTGGTCTTAGGTTCCATGTATAATGGGTATCAGAACCCATCCACCAATACCCCACTAAATTCTACGACTAATAGCCTCTCAATGGCGACGACTTCAGAGAGCATGCAACAACACGTAAATCATATGATCCCTACTCCAGGATTTAGCAACCAACAGACTTTGCTTGCTAATTCTGAGTACTCAAGTCAAGTTGGATGCTTTAATGTGGAATCGAATGTTGTGCCGCAAATGCAGCAGCAACAGAAGCCATTTGATAACAATCAAGGTTTCTATCCTGTTCACCACCTTCAGGGCCATGCTGGTTCTGGAGTATATCCAAGCACGCTGAATGGTGGAATGGACACACAGAGGCTGAGGATGCAGCTAATAGACAGAAATATGTCATCAGAAGCGTTTGCTAACCTATCTTATGGCAGTTCGTGCAATAGTCTGTCTCAACAACAGTTTAATGCTCACGCTCCACAGAGAACACCAAGTATGACTGTTGTCTTTCTTATAGAACTCCCTCCTCTATATCATTTTGTTTGACAATTTATGCCTCTATACAGAGGGAGACTAATTTGTAGTGACCACACTGAAACTTCATTCATTAAGATTCTGCTAAAGGCATATATTGCGCTGGAATCTGATTTCCATCTCAATAATGCATTTTCAGAGAAGAAAGAACAAAATTATTTGAAACTTTCTTCATTTAGTATGAAACAAAAGTAAATGTAAGATTACTTTTGTTCAGTTTTGTATAAACACATGCAAGATGTTATACAAGAATGATATTCCTTCCTTATCAAGATAATTTTGGTGGCATTAAATCTAAGTATGCAAGTGCAGCTGTGTTATAGCATACCTTTTTCTTACATGGTACCGTAGGACATGCTGTTCAGGTGTCATCAAGTCAGTGTAGTCAGTATTGGCAAGGTCTTATTTGGTCAATCAAGATATCTAGTTTCTAAGAAAATGGCTTCCTAGGATAAATAATATTTATCTCAAATATCATTTAATTTTTGAAAGATAATTTTAGCTTTCTATCAGTCCATCCTCTGTGCAAGGGTAAGCATTCTAGCATGCAAAGTAATAATGAGTGAACAATCTTTTCTTAAGTTGATTCCGTCCTCCCTTTGCTCTGCAGAGATTTATCTCCCCCAAAGTCTCTTCTTCTACCAATGATTTAGCTATCATAGTTAAATAATACATGTGAGAATATATGTAGTTCTTTTTAGCAAAATTCCTATATATATTGTCACACTAGAAATCTACAATACATTCAATTACACGTCCTTGTATACTACTCCTTTTGTCCCATAATATAATATATTATTACAACCGGTATACTCACATATTGCTTGTAATAACATCTTATATTGTTGGACGTAGGAAGTAGAAAGCAACGAATCGTTATGATCTTACTATGATATGCTGCTACTCATAATACTTGATTGTAAATTTAGCCTTATGTATTCCTATTATGTGTAACATATAAGAGACATTTAACTTCTACCGAGTATCAGCTTAAATATTTTCTGCACTAGGCTTGTGGCTCATCTTTGGAGGCACTAGTGCTTATTTTAACTATCATAGTTAGATCATTACTATCATTAGTTGGTTTTGCTTGTATTGGTTTTGATTTGTTTGGTTAGCAAAGTACTGCAATACATTAAACTTGTGTTTCTTTTTGCAGCATCAGTTGATCCGGCTGTTTCTAGAGATCTCTATGACACTAATTCGTCCATCTTGACAGCTAGAAGTAATCAAGGTATTAGTGATGCGAATATTATGTCCAATTCAAGAATGAATTCTCAGTTTCTTGCAAGTGAGTCAACCACAAAATCAGTTCAACAACCACCCCGATATCACAATAACGCTGACTGCTTGAATCCACAAGACATGGTGAGCCTTAGTACATCACAATTATCGCATGAACAACCACTCCGCCAACCACATCAGTTGCAGCCTAATCATCCTGACTCCCAATTAGTGCAAAATCATTATGTTTTCAGTCCTCGGCAGCAAAATTCACAACAAAATCAGGTTAGTTGGAGGGACAACTCAGCATGTTTCATTCTCCGAAATCCATTTGGCTAATATTTTATTTATTAAAAAGCAGGGTCAAGATTTTTTTGGTCAAGAGAACAGGGCACAAGATAAAGGACACCAGCTTGGTGGTACTGTGACTTCATTTGATTCTAAATTGTTGAAGCCCTCAGTAATACAAAATGAACAGGACTCGAAAAGCATGAAAAATCACCTTAATCAACTGCGATGGTTGCTAATGTTGAAGCATGCAGAAGGTTGTCAAGCTCCTAAAGGAAGTTGTAAATCTCAATACTGTGTTCCTGTACAGGAGATTGTGAAGCATTTTAGGAATTGTCAAACGAAAATCTGTTCATATCGGTATTGCAGTTCGTCAAAGATCCTGTCTTCTCACTATAAGAATTGCATTGAGAAGGACTGTTCTCTTTGCAGCAAGGTGAAGGAAAGATTGCGCCGCTCTTCCGAACAGGCACACAAGCACAATCGTGACGAGACAATAGTAATTACTAAGCAGAATATGGTTCAGAAAATCACCAATGGAGCATTTGATGAAAAAATGGACATTGACTTGGTGGTAGTTGAAACCATTGATGAGCAACAGTCGATACCAAAGCGTGCAAAATTGCAGCATATATCTCCCAGTGCATCAAAGAATGGAATTCTTCATGTCCCTGTTCCTGGTACAAGCCCACTAGTTTTGCACAAGCCAAAAAACAAGACAGTGCCAAAACAGGAGGTCAGTGCTAGGGTTGATGAAAAAATAGGCGTTATGCGAACTAATGTGATTCTTGGTGCTTTGAATGTGATAGACTCTAATGTCAAGCAAGAAAAGTTATTGCTCGACAACGATATGAAGGAGAATGTTATTGATCTTAAAAACATAACAAATGGTCGTAAAGATGTCATGGTGTCCAAATCGGGGAAGCCAAAGATAAAAGGTGTTTCACTCATGGAGTTGTTCACTCCAGAACAAATTAAAGACCACACTGATAGTCTAAAGCATTGGGTTGGTCAGGTATGTTTCTTCACCTTGAAAGGATCTCTAATATGCTTGCATAGCTTTTTGCACAGTTTCTATGTACATTTAGGTGGATTTAAGGGGGTGGCAAATAAGTTAAGGAAACCCAAATGCTGCCTTGTTGGTTAAATTGCACATCTAGCAAATAATTCTATATATGGGGTGGGGTGGAATGTGGATGGTTGGTTGTAGATCTAAAGGCTAAGAAATGTGGACGAGACTTAAGAAATTATTGCCAGTCAACTTAATTTTTTTTCTAGAACAGGCTCGGAAGTGCTCAAACGTGCACTTTGGTAGATGTCATTTGTATTCGAAAAACACCCAGAGAGTGGTAGAACTTACTGACTACCAGAATGGCCATGGCCAAATGATAGAAACAAAGCTAAAAGCAGCAGAAACACCCACTGCAGGACCCAACACCAGAAACAAACAAATTATCATCGGGAAAATTAGGAACAAATGATCCCCTTTTCTATTGATCTTTTATAGTTTCGTATTATTGCCAGATCCATGTATTAGATACCGGAGTTTAAGAAGAACTTGTTTCAGAAAATTGACCCAGTCATAAATGCTATATATTTTGGATCAGACAGTTTATCAAATATTTAATGCATAAAACCAATATATGAATATGAAAACAGTAACTTGTTGATTTTGAGTGGGATTTCCTGCTGCACAGAGGTTTTTTTGGGTACATGATGCATAAATATTTTGGGAAGGATGCTGTACTTGTAATAGCACAAATGAAACTTTTTAGATGCACTATATGTGAACTATTGAAAACAGTGGAAAGACAAGGTACCTAATGTCCACCACATCTATGGAAGATGATCTCTATTTGTCAACACTAAAGATTGTAGTAATGCACATGCATTTACTGTTGACAAATCACAAATTCACAAAATTTGCTTGCAATTTGTAAACACGATCTGGTTCATATTTCAATCCACTAAATCATATATGAATCGATAGTTTCAGTGGTTTTAATAATCATGGAATTAGGTTGTAACTTGATCATGAGCGAATTTGTTGATGTTTTTTGGTTACTGCAGTAACCAGCTAATTTCTGTTTCTTTCTTTTTGCCTTGACTAATGTTCAATCACTATCGGTATTTTAACTCCTGACATTTCATATCCTTTTCCTTTTTAAAATAAGTAGATTGATTAGAACCACGTTCATCGGTATTACCATTGTTCAGAGTGTAATAAGCATATTAAACAATTATATGCTTGTTGCATTACAAAGTATAAACTATTTATTCTGTTCCATCAtttggcagagcaaagctaaAGCTGGAAAGCATCAAGTGATTGAACACTCTGAAAATGATAACATATGCCAGCTTTGCAAAGTAGAGAAGCTATATTTTGAGCCTCCACCAATTTATTGTTCTCCTTGTGGTGCTCGGATAAAACGAAATGCATCATACTata
This sequence is a window from Aegilops tauschii subsp. strangulata cultivar AL8/78 chromosome 7, Aet v6.0, whole genome shotgun sequence. Protein-coding genes within it:
- the LOC109769557 gene encoding probable histone acetyltransferase HAC-like 1 produces the protein MNLGQVSNLSGKTTQMNPGSSHGMPQQQQQRQVALGHPGVDPEFVNLRKNMLQRILDLIIAKRSGSPGMMPNMTNLAKRLEVALFMAHPTKADYYKMFKGPIKEHLAHAFRTISAQGQQRQQMLGQVAPSSNHVTMIPTPGMSQCANGNSVMPYVMDTTTTTGNSSAGSMYNGYQNPSTNTPLNSTTNSLSMATTSESMQQHVNHMIPTPGFSNQQTLLANSEYSSQVGCFNVESNVVPQMQQQQKPFDNNQGFYPVHHLQGHAGSGVYPSTLNGGMDTQRLRMQLIDRNMSSEAFANLSYGSSCNSLSQQQFNAHAPQRTPTSVDPAVSRDLYDTNSSILTARSNQGISDANIMSNSRMNSQFLASESTTKSVQQPPRYHNNADCLNPQDMVSLSTSQLSHEQPLRQPHQLQPNHPDSQLVQNHYVFSPRQQNSQQNQGQDFFGQENRAQDKGHQLGGTVTSFDSKLLKPSVIQNEQDSKSMKNHLNQLRWLLMLKHAEGCQAPKGSCKSQYCVPVQEIVKHFRNCQTKICSYRYCSSSKILSSHYKNCIEKDCSLCSKVKERLRRSSEQAHKHNRDETIVITKQNMVQKITNGAFDEKMDIDLVVVETIDEQQSIPKRAKLQHISPSASKNGILHVPVPGTSPLVLHKPKNKTVPKQEVSARVDEKIGVMRTNVILGALNVIDSNVKQEKLLLDNDMKENVIDLKNITNGRKDVMVSKSGKPKIKGVSLMELFTPEQIKDHTDSLKHWVGQSKAKAGKHQVIEHSENDNICQLCKVEKLYFEPPPIYCSPCGARIKRNASYYTAAATETCHNFCILCYNEARSSTIQVEGNQFPKAKLHKMKNDDETEEGWVMCDKCERWQHQICALFNFKRDDSKEAEYTCPKCYVQEIEHGLRIPLPQSAVLGAKDLPRTVLSDHIEERLFKRLREERHERAIRDGKNFDEVSGADGLVVRVVSSVDKKLEVKPRFFEIFQEDKYPAEFPYKSKAIVLFQKIEGVEVCLFSMYVQEFGAECADPNQRRVYLSYLDSVKFFRPDVKTVSGEALRTYVYHEILIGYLEYCKQRGFTSCYIWACPPLKGEDYILYCHPEIQKTPKSDKLREWYLSMLRKAVKERIVVELTNLYDHFFITTKECKAKVTAARLPYFDGDYWPGAAEDMINQLFLEEDDRKLQKKGKLKKTITKRALRAAGQTDLSGNASKDAILMQKLGETIYPMKEDFIMVHLQHSCSHCSTLMVAGKRWVCHQCKSFYICDSCYDSEQRLEAKERHPSNSRDLHVLHPVDIVGVPEDTKDRDDVLECEFFDTRQAFLSLCQGNHYQYDTLRRAKHSSMMVLYHLHNPTAPAFVTTCNICNNDIEAGQGWRCEECPDFDVCAGCYNKDGGANHRHKLTNHPCVDRNAQNKEARQMRIQQARRMLDLLVHAHKCRTAGCQYPDCRRLKGLFGHATRCQKRAAGGCSLCQRTWSLLQLHARTCKESKCTIPRCRDLKAHLRWTQQQSESRRRAAVNEMMRQRAAEVARS